Proteins co-encoded in one Malus domestica chromosome 09, GDT2T_hap1 genomic window:
- the LOC103443621 gene encoding uncharacterized protein, with protein MKKSPVHPKYEMDHDHSNGFDPHTDFYQFLEEAKHYSIEGDVQASSEEGGERRLGQEKKKKSWKKLIFPWLKGEKLNKTTTKPATTSHVSNTKRTNVSGPVYGTGKATDGKHRRQMSGPIASLFNPTKRADNAMPYMCVNKNGSPQVGKTYGPVYLVT; from the exons ATGAAGAAATCTCCTGTGCATCCAAAATATGAGATGGATCATGATCATAGCAATGGATTCGATCCTCATACCGACTTTTATCAG TTTTTGGAAGAAGCCAAACACTATTCAATAGAGGGAGACGTCCAGGCATCATCAGAAGAAGGTGGAGAGAGAAGATTGGgacaagagaagaagaagaaatcatGGAAAAAGTTAATATTTCCATGGTTGAAAGGAGAGAAACTGAACAAAACTACTACAAAACCAGCAACCACATCTCATGTTTCTAATACGAAGAGGACTAATGTTTCCGGTCCGGTGTATGGCACCGGCAAGGCTACCGATGGCAAGCACCGGCGTCAAATGTCGGGGCCTATTGCCAGTCTTTTCAACCCCACAAAGAGAGCAGACAATGCAATGCCTTATATGTGCGTCAACAAGAATGGAAGCCCTCAAGTCGGAAAAACTTATGGACCAGTCTATTTGGTGACATAA